The Nitrospira sp. KM1 genome includes a window with the following:
- a CDS encoding ABC transporter ATP-binding protein, which yields MCSSTPNKRWQIGFDVMGNVAIRADNLCKRYRIDERMGRGNLRQVFADVLRSAFRQVRHDVHPAQEAENSIWALKNVSFEVPKGEVLGVVGRNGAGKSTLLKVLSRITRPTAGVASISGRVGSLLEVGTGFHGDLTGRENIYLNGAFLGMRKSEIDRKFDEIVDFAETERFLDTPVKRYSSGMYMRLAFAVAAHLETDILFVDEVLAVGDSAFQKKCLGRMGQVAQNGRTVIFVSHNMAAVERLCTRGLYLDRGVSITTNSVRDAISLYLGNSGSEVSFSNELLTKASVRQKGEAIEIEAEYQCPTNLEMPCLGFVISDYLGNPICGTNPIIEGIAPPQLPSAGNGRIRISMDTPKLLNGTYRLSLWFGNGKEDFFHRHDCLVFDVVNMAGLKQLPPSSVGPVAPKCSWQFS from the coding sequence ATGTGTTCAAGTACGCCGAACAAACGGTGGCAGATAGGGTTTGATGTCATGGGGAACGTGGCCATACGGGCGGATAATCTCTGCAAGCGGTACCGAATTGACGAGCGAATGGGCCGAGGAAATCTTCGTCAGGTCTTTGCTGACGTTTTACGGTCGGCCTTTCGACAGGTTCGTCACGATGTCCATCCTGCGCAAGAAGCAGAGAATTCAATTTGGGCGTTGAAGAACGTATCTTTCGAGGTGCCGAAAGGAGAAGTGCTAGGTGTTGTCGGACGTAATGGGGCAGGGAAGAGCACATTGCTGAAAGTGTTATCTCGCATTACCAGGCCGACCGCTGGGGTTGCCAGCATATCTGGTCGAGTGGGCTCGTTGCTGGAGGTTGGAACGGGATTTCATGGTGACCTCACCGGTCGTGAAAACATCTATTTAAACGGCGCATTTCTTGGCATGAGAAAGAGCGAGATCGACCGAAAGTTTGACGAGATCGTGGACTTTGCAGAGACTGAGCGCTTCCTTGACACGCCGGTGAAGCGCTACTCGAGCGGCATGTACATGAGGCTGGCATTTGCCGTCGCCGCTCATCTCGAGACGGACATTCTATTCGTTGACGAAGTGCTGGCTGTTGGCGACTCTGCATTTCAGAAGAAATGCTTGGGCCGGATGGGACAAGTCGCGCAAAACGGTCGGACGGTCATATTCGTGAGCCACAATATGGCTGCGGTCGAGCGACTCTGTACGAGAGGACTCTATCTCGATCGGGGAGTGAGTATCACGACCAACAGCGTACGCGATGCGATCAGTCTGTACTTGGGCAATAGCGGCAGCGAGGTGTCCTTCAGCAACGAGCTGTTGACCAAGGCGAGTGTCAGACAAAAAGGTGAAGCCATCGAAATCGAGGCCGAATATCAGTGCCCGACCAATTTGGAGATGCCCTGTCTGGGATTTGTCATCAGTGACTATCTCGGCAACCCCATATGTGGAACCAATCCGATCATCGAGGGCATCGCCCCTCCGCAATTGCCTTCTGCCGGTAACGGGAGAATCCGCATCTCCATGGACACGCCCAAATTGCTGAACGGTACCTATCGCCTTTCACTCTGGTTTGGAAATGGAAAGGAGGATTTCTTCCACCGGCACGATTGCCTGGTCTTCGATGTTGTCAACATGGCGGGACTCAAACAACTACCACCTTCGTCTGTGGGGCCCGTGGCCCCGAAGTGTAGCTGGCAGTTTTCCTGA
- a CDS encoding glycosyltransferase, with protein MKALAVLPPDRWMEINLLDTLRRHYCEELHVFTYPGGMGELGSKRWRQQRDELNLSLIQYAKELKTLGKLDLMFFIVYDDFLLLDTARQLRDLNVPMVNYHVDMAFQWYRVIKTAGFFDVVAVAQLTNSEHLRPYNPNIEWLPMAANPQFYFRQPHGNGQGQCNVSFIGSFNPFRRALLAECVKRGIRPVVFGNGWKSVNPSPYRFSWDAHKILHDLRFYALARWKAEGCESLLGPLRRKYARRVSFQELEGADLRGPCDEASLPSILNQSHVNLGFSDTGWHSGKSVCHSHNLQCRLRDFEVPMAGGLYLVQEAPDHKEYFRLGEEIVTWSDPDEFIEKLQFYSRNEQAAYKVRVAGQKRVLKDHTWQQRFDQLFARLRTEGVMA; from the coding sequence ATGAAGGCTCTCGCCGTACTGCCTCCAGATCGCTGGATGGAGATCAATCTATTGGATACCCTCCGCCGACATTACTGTGAAGAGTTGCATGTCTTCACGTATCCCGGAGGTATGGGAGAACTCGGCTCAAAACGTTGGAGACAGCAACGCGACGAACTCAACCTCAGCTTGATTCAATACGCGAAAGAGTTAAAGACGCTGGGAAAGCTCGATTTGATGTTTTTTATCGTGTACGACGATTTTCTCTTGCTCGATACGGCTAGACAACTTCGGGACTTGAACGTTCCGATGGTCAATTACCATGTAGACATGGCTTTTCAATGGTATCGCGTGATCAAGACGGCGGGATTTTTCGATGTGGTTGCCGTGGCGCAGTTAACCAACTCGGAACACCTTCGGCCGTACAATCCGAATATTGAATGGCTGCCGATGGCGGCCAATCCCCAGTTTTACTTCCGCCAACCTCACGGCAATGGACAAGGACAATGCAATGTGTCCTTCATTGGCAGTTTCAACCCCTTCCGGCGAGCGTTGCTGGCCGAATGTGTGAAGCGAGGTATAAGGCCCGTTGTGTTCGGGAATGGATGGAAATCCGTAAACCCCAGCCCATACCGGTTTTCATGGGATGCGCACAAGATCCTGCATGACCTCCGGTTCTATGCGCTCGCGCGTTGGAAGGCCGAAGGCTGTGAGAGTCTCTTGGGGCCGCTTCGGAGAAAGTACGCAAGACGAGTATCGTTTCAAGAGCTTGAAGGGGCAGACTTGCGCGGCCCGTGCGACGAAGCGTCGCTGCCATCAATTCTGAACCAAAGTCATGTAAATCTGGGTTTTTCCGACACTGGATGGCATAGTGGCAAGAGTGTGTGCCACTCCCACAATCTACAATGCCGGCTTCGGGATTTCGAGGTGCCCATGGCAGGCGGATTGTATCTTGTCCAGGAAGCTCCCGATCATAAGGAGTATTTCCGCCTCGGTGAAGAAATTGTTACGTGGTCGGATCCCGATGAATTTATCGAGAAGCTTCAATTCTATTCACGCAACGAGCAGGCTGCTTACAAAGTCCGGGTGGCAGGTCAAAAGCGTGTCTTGAAGGACCATACGTGGCAGCAGCGCTTCGACCAGCTGTTTGCGCGGCTCCGAACTGAAGGTGTGATGGCGTGA
- a CDS encoding ABC transporter ATP-binding protein, producing MDAIVVQQLTKTYQPTWPWQRPITVLSDVSFSVRQGEIFGFLGHNGAGKTTTMKVLLGLLKATGGRVELLGGPVSDVDVHTRLGYLPESPYFYEYLTAEEFLCFYGRLARLPRAEALKRIPELLKRVDLFESRHKPLRKFSKGMLQRIGLAQALIHDPELVILDEPMSGLDPIGRKEVRDLILSLRDQGKTVFFSSHIVSDVEMICDRVGILVNGRMKASGRIHDLVNGHVGGSVEVICDGVVGDSEPVIKKAAVRILQRGNRCMLMLNQQDRLDDVLSAVRQAGGKLISVVPHKSSLEDIFLEQTNCRV from the coding sequence ATGGACGCGATCGTCGTACAACAGTTGACCAAGACCTACCAGCCGACATGGCCGTGGCAGAGACCGATCACGGTCCTCTCGGATGTCTCGTTTTCCGTGCGGCAAGGGGAGATCTTCGGTTTCCTCGGCCACAATGGGGCAGGCAAGACGACCACGATGAAAGTCTTGCTCGGGTTGCTCAAAGCAACAGGAGGTCGAGTCGAGCTGCTGGGTGGCCCGGTCAGTGACGTCGATGTCCATACCCGGCTTGGTTATCTTCCTGAGTCGCCGTACTTCTACGAGTATCTGACCGCAGAGGAATTTCTATGCTTTTATGGCAGGCTCGCCAGATTACCTCGGGCAGAGGCCTTGAAACGTATTCCAGAATTGTTGAAACGCGTCGATTTGTTCGAATCTCGACATAAGCCGTTGCGGAAGTTCTCCAAGGGCATGCTGCAACGCATCGGACTCGCTCAGGCACTGATTCACGACCCTGAATTGGTGATTCTGGACGAGCCAATGTCGGGGCTCGACCCAATTGGCCGTAAAGAAGTACGTGATCTGATTTTGAGCCTGCGCGATCAAGGGAAGACGGTATTCTTCAGCTCTCACATCGTCTCGGACGTGGAGATGATCTGCGACAGGGTAGGCATTCTCGTCAACGGCCGAATGAAGGCCTCGGGTCGCATTCACGATTTGGTCAACGGCCACGTGGGGGGCTCGGTCGAAGTGATATGCGACGGAGTAGTGGGTGACAGCGAACCAGTCATCAAGAAGGCTGCGGTTCGAATTCTTCAGAGAGGCAATCGGTGCATGCTCATGCTAAACCAGCAGGATCGTTTGGACGATGTGCTGTCTGCAGTGCGTCAGGCAGGCGGGAAATTGATCTCCGTAGTGCCTCACAAAAGCTCCCTCGAGGACATCTTTCTCGAACAGACGAATTGCAGGGTGTGA
- a CDS encoding ABC transporter permease, translating to MHELMVVAENTFKETVRDKILYNLVVFAFLLIGISVLLGTLTIGEQARIVNDFGLAAINLVAIIIAIFIGTGLVTREIDRRTIYTILARPITRVQFIIGKYAGLGLIVSTNIAMMFAMFIATVWLSGHRVHGALFQAVELIVVESLLVMAIALFFSTFSSTVLSATMTLGLYLVGHLTSDLKEIAGKSENQATEIIMNALYYVCPNLQIMNIKGQAASGIVVDFGFQAVATAYGLLYAGILLTGACVIFQRRDF from the coding sequence ATGCACGAGTTAATGGTGGTCGCTGAAAATACGTTCAAAGAGACAGTGCGAGACAAGATCCTCTATAACCTCGTCGTCTTTGCCTTCTTGCTGATCGGGATATCAGTGTTGCTCGGGACACTCACGATTGGCGAGCAGGCTCGAATCGTCAATGACTTCGGGTTGGCGGCCATCAACCTGGTGGCGATCATCATTGCCATCTTTATCGGTACCGGCCTGGTAACCAGAGAAATCGATCGAAGAACCATCTATACGATTTTGGCGAGGCCGATCACTCGCGTGCAATTCATCATTGGCAAATATGCTGGTCTGGGGCTGATCGTCAGTACCAACATAGCCATGATGTTTGCGATGTTCATCGCCACGGTGTGGCTCAGTGGGCACAGAGTTCATGGAGCTTTGTTTCAGGCGGTCGAACTCATTGTGGTCGAGTCATTGCTTGTTATGGCTATTGCGCTTTTCTTCTCTACATTCAGTTCGACCGTGCTGAGCGCCACCATGACTCTTGGTCTTTATCTTGTGGGTCACTTGACCAGCGATTTGAAGGAAATTGCCGGCAAGAGCGAGAATCAAGCGACAGAGATCATCATGAACGCGCTGTATTACGTGTGTCCAAATTTGCAAATTATGAACATCAAGGGGCAGGCGGCCAGCGGCATAGTGGTCGACTTTGGATTTCAAGCCGTCGCGACAGCGTACGGTCTTCTCTATGCCGGCATCCTACTCACGGGTGCCTGCGTGATCTTCCAGCGACGCGATTTCTAG
- a CDS encoding M48 family metallopeptidase: MMVANRQWRLWVVGALLLILLWPAELFLQDRNRAVPKLSTMMYLPSGEYLRTASLGYREVLADLLWLQTIQVMGERKLSDEQGQWLYRAFDIITTIDPTFVRVYETGAHALCSLVLMPEESNRLLEKGMRHNPQEWRLPFILGINYYFEIGDDKRAADAMALASRLPGAPDYTARLAAKLYVNAKTPEMGIELLQEAYESATDDNVRKALEIRLKETIVERDIATIQEAIGRYRSRYQHGPANLNDLVGVGLLTAIPTDPFGGRYSFDGLTGKVKSSAVKERMRITTRRRGQFTPN; the protein is encoded by the coding sequence ATGATGGTCGCGAACCGTCAATGGCGGCTTTGGGTAGTGGGAGCGCTGCTGCTCATCCTTCTTTGGCCTGCGGAATTGTTCCTGCAGGATCGGAACCGTGCCGTGCCGAAACTCAGCACCATGATGTATCTGCCGAGCGGAGAATATCTCCGGACGGCATCCTTGGGCTACAGAGAGGTCCTGGCAGATCTCCTCTGGCTGCAAACGATTCAGGTAATGGGAGAGCGGAAGCTGTCAGACGAACAAGGACAGTGGTTATACCGTGCCTTCGATATCATCACGACGATCGATCCGACATTCGTGCGAGTGTATGAAACCGGCGCGCATGCGCTCTGTTCCCTCGTGCTCATGCCCGAGGAAAGCAACCGACTATTGGAAAAGGGCATGCGACACAATCCTCAGGAGTGGAGGCTCCCTTTCATTCTCGGAATCAATTATTACTTCGAAATAGGAGATGACAAGCGAGCCGCTGATGCTATGGCTCTCGCCTCGCGTCTTCCAGGGGCTCCGGATTATACCGCCAGGCTCGCGGCGAAGTTGTACGTCAATGCCAAAACCCCTGAAATGGGAATCGAGCTGTTGCAGGAAGCATATGAAAGTGCCACAGATGACAACGTGCGCAAGGCTCTCGAGATCCGGCTGAAAGAAACCATAGTCGAGCGGGATATCGCTACCATCCAAGAGGCAATCGGCAGGTATCGGTCCCGCTATCAACACGGGCCGGCGAATCTGAATGACCTGGTTGGGGTCGGACTGTTGACGGCTATTCCGACCGATCCGTTCGGAGGACGCTACAGTTTTGATGGTTTGACTGGAAAAGTGAAGAGCAGCGCAGTCAAGGAGCGTATGCGGATCACAACTCGACGGCGAGGACAGTTCACGCCGAACTGA
- a CDS encoding methyltransferase domain-containing protein, producing MAYRSMVQAVIAIPIVLKLWRALANKGSAIGDCLHALAGLEPSGVESPEKRLVAREWTNTMPLVLQLCDKLPNHTGAICDYIKTLPMLMQITRNLPDVSSSFVQQFQQVSCHSVIREEYLESISRGKRVLHFGFLDSPFSEERLQSGELLHLKLKNAATWLYGIDNDQPALDRYRHLTGDRDNAAADVQTELPHGMAERAFDLILFPEILEHLGNPARALGNLRRLCRNDGATKLCVTVPNAYYTGALLRALRGEEIVHPEHYYYFSPATLRRLLSDAGFTVTELALYSSRDSSNLPGITKNGVIALCQAA from the coding sequence ATGGCATACAGATCCATGGTCCAGGCCGTCATCGCGATCCCCATCGTGCTGAAACTATGGAGGGCATTGGCGAACAAAGGGTCCGCGATTGGCGACTGCCTACACGCGTTGGCCGGACTGGAACCGTCTGGAGTGGAGTCCCCGGAGAAACGCCTGGTCGCACGCGAATGGACGAATACGATGCCGCTCGTTCTCCAACTGTGTGACAAGCTGCCGAATCATACCGGCGCTATCTGTGACTACATCAAGACGTTGCCGATGTTGATGCAGATTACTCGGAATTTGCCGGATGTCTCTTCATCTTTCGTTCAGCAGTTTCAACAGGTATCGTGCCACTCCGTTATTCGAGAGGAGTATTTGGAATCTATCTCGAGAGGGAAGCGGGTCCTTCACTTCGGATTTCTCGATTCTCCGTTTTCAGAGGAACGCCTGCAATCCGGCGAATTGCTACATCTGAAACTGAAGAACGCCGCAACCTGGCTCTATGGCATCGACAACGATCAACCGGCTCTCGATCGCTACCGCCACCTGACCGGAGACCGGGACAACGCGGCTGCGGATGTTCAGACGGAACTCCCGCACGGAATGGCGGAGCGGGCCTTTGATCTCATTCTTTTCCCCGAGATACTCGAACATTTGGGCAATCCAGCTCGAGCGTTGGGCAATCTGCGGCGGCTCTGTCGCAACGATGGTGCGACAAAGCTGTGCGTGACGGTGCCCAATGCCTACTACACGGGGGCACTGCTCAGGGCCCTGAGGGGCGAAGAGATCGTACATCCCGAACACTATTACTATTTTTCGCCAGCGACACTACGGCGATTGCTTTCCGATGCCGGGTTCACCGTCACTGAACTTGCGCTGTATTCGAGCCGGGATTCGTCCAATCTACCAGGCATCACCAAGAACGGCGTGATTGCCCTGTGTCAGGCGGCATAA
- a CDS encoding ABC transporter permease, which yields MTSPFSHDQTVRIQSVQGWAPLRLEDLWAYRELLFFLIWRDLKVAYARTTLGVGWAVLKPVLSMVVFTGIFGWLTQLPSEGVPYPIFVFAGLLPWQLLARVVSGAGSSLVANESLVTKVYFPRLLAPLAATVTAALDFAIGCIVLFGMMWHYHIMPTAVWFLPCLLAVTLATGLGVGLWIAALNAFCKDIGHVHPFFIQMWMFATPIVYPITLVPEEWRLVFALNPMMGVVEGFRGVLFKGGAFSHEFVALGVLTAWVSLVSGLYVFKYAEQTVADRV from the coding sequence GTGACATCACCATTTTCTCACGACCAAACGGTTCGGATCCAATCTGTGCAGGGGTGGGCGCCGTTGCGGCTTGAGGACTTATGGGCCTATCGCGAGCTCCTTTTCTTCTTGATCTGGCGAGATCTCAAGGTTGCCTATGCCCGTACGACGCTGGGAGTCGGATGGGCGGTGCTGAAACCGGTGTTGTCCATGGTTGTATTCACCGGCATCTTCGGCTGGTTGACGCAATTGCCTTCAGAGGGAGTTCCTTATCCCATCTTCGTCTTCGCGGGACTGTTACCCTGGCAGCTGCTGGCTCGCGTCGTCTCAGGCGCAGGTTCGAGCCTGGTGGCGAATGAGAGTCTGGTGACGAAAGTGTACTTTCCTCGCCTCCTTGCACCGCTGGCGGCAACGGTGACGGCTGCATTGGATTTCGCGATTGGGTGCATCGTCCTGTTTGGCATGATGTGGCATTACCACATCATGCCGACCGCCGTGTGGTTTTTGCCGTGCCTGCTAGCCGTCACACTTGCAACGGGATTGGGAGTGGGTTTGTGGATCGCCGCTCTCAATGCCTTTTGCAAGGATATCGGGCATGTCCATCCGTTTTTCATTCAGATGTGGATGTTTGCCACGCCGATTGTCTACCCCATCACTCTCGTTCCCGAAGAATGGAGACTGGTGTTTGCCCTCAACCCCATGATGGGCGTCGTCGAGGGTTTCCGAGGAGTGTTATTCAAAGGAGGGGCCTTCTCTCACGAATTCGTCGCGCTTGGCGTACTGACAGCCTGGGTCTCGTTGGTATCCGGACTCTATGTGTTCAAGTACGCCGAACAAACGGTGGCAGATAGGGTTTGA